The Streptomyces sp. NBC_00569 genomic sequence CCGGCGACTCCTTCTTCGCCGACTTCGCGGTGGGCGGGCGGAAACTGATGGAGCTGCCGGACTCCGCGGGCAAGGCGATCTGGGACAACGTCAAGAAGGGCGGCGACCCCGAGGGACAGGCCTTCAAGGACCTCCTCAAGTCCCAGGCCCGCCACATGCGTTCGGTCACCCCGGACGAGTCCCGCGCCCCCTTCACCCCGGCCGAGTACCTCAAGGCCCACCTCGATCCCGCGCACACGGGCCCGGGCCCGCACGGCCACGGCTACACGCAGGCCAACGTCGACGCCGGCACCCAGTACTACGCCTTCCGCGTCGCGGACGACATCCTCGGCATCAGCCTCGACACGACGGACCCCGGCGGCCACTACGAGGGCTCCATCGGCACAGCCCAGCTCAACTGGCTGGAGCGCACACTCAAGGACAACGAGAAGAACGGGGACTCCCACGTCCTCGTCTTCAGCCACCACACCAGCAAGACCATGCGCAACCTCCGCCAGGACCCGCACCACCCCGGTGAGGCCCGGCACGGAGGCGACGAGCTCCTCGCGCTCCTCGGACGCCACAGCAATGTCCTGGCCTGGGTCAACGGCCACAGTCACAAGAACGACATCACCCCGCACGCGGGCCCCGAAGGCCGCTCCTTCTGGGAGATCTCGACCGCGTCCCACGTCGACTTCCCGCAGCTGGCCCGCGTCATCGAGATCACCGACAACCACGACGGCACGGTCTCCCTGTTCACCACGCTCATCGAGTCCGCGGCCCCGCACCGCACCGACTTCACCGACCTCACCCAGACCGGCCTCGCGGCCCTCTACCGCGAACTCTCCTTCAACGCCCCCGGATCCCGCGCCACCCTCTCCGGCACCCCCGGCGACCGCAACACGGAACTCGTCCTGCGCAAGGCCTGAGGCGCGGGGCCCGAGACGCGGATCCTGAGACGCGAGGCCTGAGAACGGCTTGATCCCGCTCAACCCGATCA encodes the following:
- a CDS encoding TIGR03767 family metallophosphoesterase; the encoded protein is MPRIRSVADTAASATAARAASIASALDRRTFLAASGAVSLTAGIGYALGPGTSSAAAGPAAAPPAPGPVPAAVSRRAPAAPLAPYTRGTTLGSVAAAPAGAGYRRLGDGPAWQRVVRGDLASAKSGREGRRTALAAFVQFTDLHLVDVQHPLRYEYLRSQTASAWRPQESLSVAGAVSLVERVNALRGAPVTASPLHFVMTTGDNTDNNAKSELDWFLKAMSGGRITPNTGDPRRYEGVQDSGLKLYWHPDTALRDADKQLGFPRIHGFLDAAIAELRSPGLNLPWYSTVGNHDALPGGCYAPGDSFFADFAVGGRKLMELPDSAGKAIWDNVKKGGDPEGQAFKDLLKSQARHMRSVTPDESRAPFTPAEYLKAHLDPAHTGPGPHGHGYTQANVDAGTQYYAFRVADDILGISLDTTDPGGHYEGSIGTAQLNWLERTLKDNEKNGDSHVLVFSHHTSKTMRNLRQDPHHPGEARHGGDELLALLGRHSNVLAWVNGHSHKNDITPHAGPEGRSFWEISTASHVDFPQLARVIEITDNHDGTVSLFTTLIESAAPHRTDFTDLTQTGLAALYRELSFNAPGSRATLSGTPGDRNTELVLRKA